The Apodemus sylvaticus chromosome 5, mApoSyl1.1, whole genome shotgun sequence genome has a segment encoding these proteins:
- the Fshb gene encoding follitropin subunit beta yields the protein MMKSIQLCILLWCWKAICCHSCELTNITISVEKEECRFCISINTTWCAGYCYTRDLVYKDPARPNTQKVCTFKELVYETVRLPGCARHSDSFYTYPVATECQCGKCDSDSTDCTVRGLGPSYCSFSEMKE from the exons ATGATGAAGTCGATCCAGCTTTGCATCTTACTCTGGTGCTGGAAAGCAATCTGCTGCCATAGCTGTGAACTGACCAACATCACCATCTCAGTAGAGAAGGAAGAGTGCCGTTTCTGCATAAGCATCAACACCACTTGGTGTGCGGGATACTGCTACACCAGG GATCTGGTGTATAAGGACCCAGCTAGACCCAACACCCAGAAAGTATGTACCTTCAAGGAACTGGTGTACGAGACCGTAAGGTTGCCTGGCTGTGCCCGTCACTCAGACTCCTTCTACACGTATCCAGTAGCCACCGAATGTCAGTGTGGCAAGTGTGACAGCGACAGCACTGACTGCACTGTGAGAGGCCTGGGACCCAGCTACTGCTCCTTCagtgaaatgaaagaataa